A DNA window from Barnesiella intestinihominis YIT 11860 contains the following coding sequences:
- a CDS encoding tetratricopeptide repeat protein yields the protein MSAKKPNELIDRYEEMLRGTVSCYFDTDEIDEISDYYESKGQLSKALHAIEFGLNLHPDNVDLKLKEARYMLYLDRADEAKRIMSELADYSLDATLIRAELLFIDGYMKDGHALLLAMLDNDDIREDFCFDAVDIYTDYDCFDELVEFVEKAGKVLPDSRELFREMAAICEERSEYERSVIIYNKLIDKDPYSLQDWFSLAKVEALLKHYDKAVEACDFALAVKENEESIISFKGYCYYDSGQYEKAIEQFLEYESITKEKSVAYELIGECYVKLDDNNNALKFFHKALDIEPSNSNICYQLATCYYELGDIQKAVVYLRDTLSLDSRDDEAHSFLGEILLQEGDYEEAYYHLSKSLELNEDDMETMKLKGEACLHLEYYEEAVSVFETVLREDSYDLHCRLKLALAYAKMGDDANAERQIQIIDQMSQSSDFSGLPNEKSQQWKNVHGAIQSLKRFLLDHIDDSENKESLS from the coding sequence ATGTCAGCTAAAAAGCCGAATGAACTCATAGACCGCTACGAAGAAATGTTGCGCGGGACAGTTAGTTGTTATTTCGATACCGACGAGATAGATGAAATCTCGGATTATTATGAGTCCAAAGGGCAGTTGTCCAAAGCGTTGCACGCTATTGAGTTCGGGTTGAATCTTCACCCCGACAATGTGGATTTGAAGCTCAAAGAGGCTCGTTATATGCTTTATCTCGATAGAGCAGATGAAGCGAAAAGAATTATGTCCGAACTGGCCGATTATAGTCTTGATGCCACACTTATTCGGGCTGAGCTGTTATTTATCGACGGTTATATGAAAGATGGCCATGCGTTGTTGCTTGCTATGTTGGATAACGACGATATTCGGGAAGATTTTTGTTTCGATGCCGTGGATATATATACCGATTACGATTGTTTCGATGAATTGGTGGAGTTCGTGGAGAAAGCGGGAAAGGTATTACCCGATAGCCGGGAGTTGTTTCGAGAAATGGCTGCTATCTGCGAAGAGCGTTCGGAGTATGAGAGATCTGTCATTATTTATAATAAATTGATAGACAAAGACCCTTATTCGTTGCAGGATTGGTTTTCTTTGGCCAAAGTCGAGGCTTTGTTAAAACATTATGATAAAGCGGTAGAGGCTTGTGATTTTGCATTGGCGGTGAAGGAAAATGAAGAGTCGATAATCTCGTTTAAAGGATATTGTTATTACGACTCCGGACAATATGAGAAGGCCATAGAACAGTTTCTTGAATATGAGTCTATCACAAAGGAAAAATCGGTTGCTTATGAATTGATCGGGGAGTGCTATGTGAAATTGGACGATAACAACAACGCGTTGAAGTTTTTTCACAAGGCTCTCGATATAGAGCCTTCGAACTCGAATATATGTTATCAGTTGGCTACTTGTTATTATGAATTGGGAGATATACAGAAAGCCGTTGTTTATTTGAGAGATACTTTAAGCCTTGATAGTAGGGACGACGAGGCTCATTCGTTTTTAGGTGAAATTCTTTTGCAGGAAGGAGACTACGAAGAGGCCTATTATCATTTGTCTAAGTCGTTGGAGTTGAATGAAGACGATATGGAAACTATGAAACTCAAAGGCGAAGCGTGCCTTCATCTCGAATATTATGAAGAGGCTGTTTCTGTGTTTGAAACAGTGCTTCGGGAAGATTCGTACGACCTGCATTGCAGGCTTAAATTAGCCCTCGCTTATGCGAAGATGGGCGATGACGCGAATGCTGAGCGCCAGATACAAATCATAGACCAAATGAGCCAGTCTTCCGATTTTAGCGGTTTACCGAATGAGAAGTCGCAACAGTGGAAAAATGTGCATGGAGCCATTCAATCGTTAAAGCGCTTTTTATTGGATCATATAGATGATTCGGAAAATAAAGAATCCCTTTCATAA
- a CDS encoding MBL fold metallo-hydrolase, whose product MRIARFQFNMLPVNTYVLWDTASRECAIVDAGCYYPKEEETLAEFIDDNKLTVKYSLATHLHFDHCFGNSFVAKKYGVILCAAEADEFLLQNMVRQCESFGIPFRGEIQPIGHYISDKDTFDLGHEKLKAIAVPGHSPGSMAFYAPDSGFVLSGDALFQMSIGRTDLPGGNHHQLVESIRTRLLTLPKGTIVYPGHGPETEIGIEQIENPFL is encoded by the coding sequence ATGAGAATTGCCCGATTTCAATTCAACATGCTCCCGGTAAATACCTATGTTTTATGGGACACGGCCAGTAGGGAATGCGCCATTGTCGATGCCGGATGCTATTATCCGAAAGAAGAAGAAACTCTCGCCGAATTCATTGATGATAATAAGCTGACCGTAAAATATTCGTTAGCTACGCATCTGCACTTCGATCACTGTTTCGGTAATTCTTTCGTGGCAAAAAAATATGGAGTTATATTATGTGCAGCAGAAGCCGACGAATTTCTCTTACAAAATATGGTACGCCAATGCGAATCTTTCGGTATTCCGTTTCGAGGAGAAATACAGCCGATTGGGCATTATATTTCCGATAAAGACACATTTGACCTCGGTCATGAAAAATTAAAAGCGATTGCCGTACCCGGGCACTCTCCGGGAAGTATGGCTTTTTATGCTCCCGATTCAGGGTTTGTACTGTCGGGTGACGCGCTTTTCCAAATGAGCATTGGAAGAACCGATTTGCCGGGAGGAAATCATCATCAGTTGGTCGAATCTATACGAACAAGATTACTTACTCTACCGAAAGGAACAATCGTATATCCCGGTCACGGACCGGAAACAGAGATCGGTATCGAACAAATTGAGAATCCCTTTTTATGA
- the rsmG gene encoding 16S rRNA (guanine(527)-N(7))-methyltransferase RsmG, protein MQYIKTYFPNLTPKQENQFMALGQLYTDWNAKINVISRKDIENLYLHHILHSLGIAKTINFADGSEILDVGTGGGFPGIPLAILFPECKFHLIDRIGKKIKVAANVAESIDLENVTFQHGSVEENKSEYDFVVSRAVMPLPDLLKLIRKNIKKEQRNALPNGLLCLKGGELQNELVTVKKTSIVFDLKDYFKEDYFDTKKVVYVQIVKK, encoded by the coding sequence ATGCAATATATAAAAACGTATTTCCCGAATCTGACACCGAAGCAGGAAAATCAATTTATGGCTTTGGGACAGTTATATACCGACTGGAATGCAAAGATCAATGTTATCTCTCGCAAAGACATAGAGAACTTGTACCTCCACCATATCCTGCACTCTTTGGGAATTGCCAAAACGATAAATTTCGCAGATGGTTCCGAGATTCTCGACGTGGGAACCGGAGGAGGGTTTCCCGGTATTCCCCTCGCCATACTTTTCCCGGAATGTAAATTCCATCTGATAGACCGCATCGGGAAAAAAATAAAAGTCGCCGCGAACGTCGCCGAATCCATTGATTTGGAAAATGTGACTTTTCAGCACGGAAGCGTAGAAGAAAACAAGTCCGAATACGATTTCGTGGTAAGCCGGGCGGTTATGCCCCTACCCGATCTATTGAAACTGATACGGAAAAACATAAAAAAAGAACAACGAAACGCGCTTCCCAACGGACTTCTCTGTCTAAAAGGCGGTGAATTACAAAACGAACTCGTTACAGTGAAAAAGACATCGATCGTATTCGACCTGAAAGACTACTTCAAAGAAGATTATTTCGACACGAAAAAAGTCGTCTATGTGCAAATTGTAAAAAAATAG
- a CDS encoding DUF3298 and DUF4163 domain-containing protein — MKKVSLLSIIALISCLYSCNFKNNHSNETNADSVVVEKLVIADTYHLSGDTAKPACKVVLTMEIPVKYKQDSDYLHLQKILSPLTFGDEYTGDSLKQAAQKVVESHVNAYKEIEPEFEKELAKSGEAYSFEWDFDYTLSPVYNRNDFFCYGVSSSEYTGGAHGMYSNRYYTIDLSNWKRIGLDDIFQPDSSDTLSSILLNRLMKQLNVSSPDSLLELGYFDTEDIMATENFYLTDTGICWVYNPYEIACYATGQTSIEIPFKEIDSYILPDSPVRRLIK; from the coding sequence ATGAAAAAAGTATCGTTATTGAGTATAATAGCATTGATAAGCTGTCTGTACTCTTGTAATTTCAAGAATAATCATTCAAATGAAACGAATGCCGATTCTGTTGTGGTGGAAAAATTAGTCATCGCAGACACCTACCATCTCTCCGGAGATACCGCAAAGCCTGCTTGTAAAGTTGTCTTGACAATGGAAATTCCTGTAAAATACAAACAAGACAGCGATTACCTTCATTTGCAAAAAATACTTTCCCCTCTAACCTTTGGAGACGAATATACGGGAGACTCCTTGAAACAAGCCGCGCAAAAGGTCGTAGAGTCTCATGTAAACGCCTATAAAGAAATAGAACCCGAATTCGAAAAAGAACTGGCGAAAAGCGGAGAGGCTTATTCTTTCGAATGGGACTTCGATTACACCCTTTCTCCCGTTTACAATCGCAATGATTTCTTCTGTTATGGAGTATCTTCGTCCGAATATACGGGTGGAGCCCACGGCATGTATTCGAATCGTTATTACACGATAGACCTCTCCAACTGGAAAAGAATCGGTTTAGACGATATTTTCCAGCCCGATTCATCGGATACACTTAGTTCTATCTTATTAAACCGGCTGATGAAACAACTGAATGTATCGTCACCCGACTCCCTACTGGAATTAGGCTATTTCGACACGGAAGATATCATGGCTACCGAAAACTTCTATCTGACCGATACCGGTATCTGTTGGGTATATAACCCTTACGAAATAGCTTGTTATGCGACAGGGCAAACCAGTATAGAAATACCGTTCAAAGAGATCGACAGCTATATTTTACCCGACAGCCCCGTTCGTCGTTTAATCAAATAA
- a CDS encoding S1 RNA-binding domain-containing protein — MLQVGKFNKLKVVKTVDFGVYLDGGEKGEILLPRKFVPEQSCSEGGEIDVFVYYDSEDRLIATTQKPYAQVGEFAWLQVKSVNRIGAFLDWGVEAKDLLVPFREQNTDMQQGEFYIVYVYLDFATGRIVASAKLDKFLDNVPPEYEANQPVEIIVTQRTPLGYKVIIDNLHWGVIYHNEIFRPITIGEHLRAYVKQVREDDKIDVMLQLPGYEKIDPLCESILQKLNEAGGVLRLSDKSPAEEIAHYFQCSKKSFKKAIGALYKARRIVIEENSIRKS; from the coding sequence ATGTTACAAGTCGGAAAATTCAATAAGCTCAAAGTTGTTAAAACGGTCGATTTCGGCGTTTACCTCGACGGGGGAGAGAAGGGAGAAATTTTATTACCACGGAAATTCGTTCCGGAACAATCATGCAGTGAAGGCGGAGAGATAGATGTCTTTGTTTATTATGATTCGGAAGACCGGCTTATTGCAACGACACAAAAACCGTATGCACAAGTAGGTGAATTTGCGTGGTTACAGGTAAAGTCGGTGAATAGAATCGGCGCATTTTTGGATTGGGGAGTAGAGGCGAAAGATTTGTTGGTCCCGTTTCGGGAACAAAATACGGATATGCAGCAAGGCGAGTTTTATATTGTATATGTATATCTCGACTTTGCTACCGGCCGAATAGTCGCTTCCGCAAAATTGGATAAATTTTTAGACAATGTCCCTCCTGAATATGAGGCGAATCAACCTGTCGAAATCATAGTAACTCAAAGGACTCCGCTCGGATACAAGGTTATTATCGATAATTTGCATTGGGGGGTGATTTATCACAACGAGATTTTCAGACCGATAACCATTGGGGAGCACTTGCGTGCTTATGTAAAACAAGTGAGAGAAGATGATAAGATCGATGTGATGTTACAGCTTCCGGGATATGAAAAAATAGACCCGTTGTGTGAATCGATTTTACAGAAGTTGAATGAAGCGGGAGGGGTGTTACGACTTTCGGATAAATCGCCCGCCGAGGAGATTGCACATTATTTCCAGTGTAGCAAGAAGAGCTTTAAAAAAGCGATAGGCGCTTTGTATAAAGCTCGACGCATTGTTATCGAAGAGAACTCTATTCGTAAGTCATAA
- a CDS encoding leucine-rich repeat domain-containing protein: protein MKRVFIMLAIVLGSAGLLFAQKSNQKEVKQLQSFLQQKSAKGDANYIRLGITDIKNPAMWKGVVWSDGRAISIDWKDKELAGELDLNGFTALQKVDCSRNQLTEINVSNCTALNTLNVSRNKLSELNIDNCPALIKLDCYKNRLTDLSLSGLPGLKNLNCSNNLFVELNVNGAQQLQSLNVQGCHLESLSVDSCENLKNLYCGYNKLTSLNLFGTVSLSNLNIDDNEISNMLLSKLPSLTSLICSDNNMKTLGVLDCTSLADLVCSYNDLTSLNLDGTTNLYFVDCSYNDLSTLDLSNRTMLQRLICSNNQLNVLDVSFCPNLVYINCRYNQLTDLRTIGDNNLRMIACQWNY, encoded by the coding sequence ATGAAAAGAGTCTTCATTATGTTAGCCATTGTGCTGGGAAGCGCAGGGTTATTGTTCGCTCAAAAAAGCAATCAAAAAGAGGTAAAACAGTTGCAAAGTTTTTTGCAGCAAAAATCGGCTAAGGGAGATGCCAATTATATTCGTTTGGGAATTACCGACATTAAGAATCCTGCAATGTGGAAGGGGGTAGTATGGAGCGATGGCCGTGCTATTTCTATCGATTGGAAGGATAAGGAATTGGCCGGAGAATTGGATTTGAATGGGTTTACGGCTTTGCAAAAAGTCGATTGTTCACGCAATCAGTTGACGGAGATTAATGTGTCTAACTGTACTGCGCTCAATACATTGAATGTCAGCAGGAACAAGCTGTCGGAGTTGAATATAGACAATTGTCCGGCATTGATTAAGCTCGATTGTTATAAAAATCGCTTGACCGATTTGTCTCTCTCCGGGCTTCCCGGTTTGAAAAATCTGAATTGTTCCAATAATTTGTTCGTGGAACTTAATGTAAACGGAGCTCAGCAATTACAGAGCTTGAATGTTCAGGGCTGTCATCTTGAATCGTTGAGTGTCGATAGTTGTGAAAATCTTAAAAATCTATATTGCGGTTATAATAAATTGACCAGTTTGAATCTGTTCGGGACGGTCAGTCTGTCTAATTTGAATATCGACGATAACGAAATATCGAATATGCTTTTGTCCAAATTACCGTCTCTTACGTCTCTTATTTGCAGTGACAACAATATGAAGACATTGGGTGTACTCGATTGTACGTCGTTGGCCGATTTGGTGTGTTCGTATAACGATTTAACTTCTTTGAACCTCGACGGGACTACTAATCTGTATTTTGTCGATTGCTCGTACAACGACCTTTCGACACTCGATTTGAGCAATAGAACCATGTTACAACGATTGATTTGCAGTAATAACCAGTTGAATGTCCTCGATGTATCGTTTTGTCCGAATTTGGTTTATATCAATTGCCGGTATAATCAATTAACCGATTTGCGTACTATCGGGGATAATAACTTGCGTATGATCGCTTGCCAATGGAATTATTGA
- a CDS encoding DUF4279 domain-containing protein yields the protein MGCDFWIDTEEDAPSVVTRMTGIQPSWATTKGEIFRTIPNEIMPSREIPGKFFKQNLWKLSGTTYFEKDDHLIPFKSIDMLEMIEKQKSSFQKIFRNYKYKCLLHFCYVNRHKLQFRIPPELWRRIAPYGLLVDFDLYLLSKSKKNNINRIKAGTEMGCTLYIETGKNDPGIVTEMTGISPTRIKRKG from the coding sequence ATGGGATGCGATTTTTGGATCGATACCGAAGAAGATGCTCCCTCGGTCGTAACCCGCATGACCGGTATACAACCCTCGTGGGCTACAACAAAAGGCGAAATATTTAGGACGATACCTAATGAAATAATGCCAAGCAGGGAAATACCCGGAAAATTCTTTAAACAAAATCTGTGGAAATTATCCGGCACTACCTATTTTGAAAAAGACGACCATCTGATACCTTTCAAATCGATCGATATGCTCGAAATGATAGAGAAACAGAAAAGTTCTTTCCAAAAGATTTTTAGGAACTACAAATACAAATGCCTCCTTCATTTCTGTTATGTCAACCGGCATAAACTTCAATTCCGCATTCCACCGGAACTGTGGAGACGTATCGCACCGTACGGATTGTTGGTCGACTTCGACCTGTACCTACTCAGTAAAAGCAAAAAAAATAACATTAACCGAATCAAGGCCGGAACCGAAATGGGCTGTACGCTCTATATCGAGACCGGAAAGAATGACCCGGGTATCGTTACCGAGATGACCGGAATATCCCCCACCCGTATCAAACGGAAAGG